In Methylobacterium sp. WL1, the sequence GCGCCTGTCAGCCACGCCAAGGCTCACCCGAATTTCAGAACCTTGATCGCATCGAAATCCTGCACCCCGCCGCCGACGCGTTTGGTGGTGTAGAACAGCACGTAGGGCTTGGCCGAGTACGGGTCGCGCAGCACCCGCAGGCCTGTGCGGTCTACCACCAGGTAGCCCCGGCGAAAGTCGCCGAACGCCACCGACAGGCTGCCCGCCGCGATCTCCGGCATCGCCTCCGCCTCCGTTACGGGTAAGCCGATCAGCGTCGCGGATTGGGCGGCCGTGAGCGGCGGGTGCCAGAGGTAGTTGCCCTGCGCGTCCTTGAACTTGCGGATCGCGCTCTGGGTCCGCCGGTTCATCACGAAGCCGGCATTCTGGCGGTAGCCCGCACGCAGGGCGTAGACCAGGTCGAACAGCACGTCGGACGGGTTGGTCGACGGGAACGCCCCGGCCGCCCCGGTGGCGACGACGCCGAGCTTGCCCGGCACCCAGGCGGTGTTGGGCACGGTGTCGTAGCTCAGGAAGCCGCGCGGGCGGCTGGAGCCGTTGCCGGTGACGAAGGCCACCCCCTCCTGCTCCGCGAACGCCATCTCGACCTCGGCGGAGAGCCACGCGTCGAGATCGACCACGGCATCGTCCAGCAGCGTCTGGGTCGCGGCCGGCATGGCGTAGAGCTCCATGGCCGGGAACGCGATCTCGGACAGGACCGGCCCGTCGGTGCCGGGACGCGGCGCGGTCTCGGCGACCCAGCCGGTCACCGGGGCGCCGACCGCGGCGGCGCGCTTGTACTGGGCGCCCGAGATCTGCTGCACGCTGGCGATGGACCGGATCGGCGAGACCTGCGCGAGGCGCGCGAGCACGGTCCGCTCGATGGTCTGCGGCACGAGATAGCCGCCGTCTGGCCCCGAGCCGGCCGACAGGGCCTTGGCCTCCAGACGCTTGAGCCCCGCGCTCTCGCCGGCCCGGACGTAGAGGTCGAAGGCCGCCTTGTGCTCCTGCGCGGCCCCATCCTCCCGGGGTCCCGGCTGGCCGAGCGCCGGCCGGGCGCGGTCGAGGCCGATCCGCTCGAGCCGGGTGCGGGCGGCGTCCAGCGCCGCGTCGATCCGGGCGAGCTTCTCCTCGGTGAGCACGTCAGTGCCGAGCCGGCCCTCGATCTGGGCGATGCGGGTCTCGTTGGTCTCCTTGAACGCCTCGAAGGCGGTGGCGAGTTCGTCCAGCGCCGGCTGGACCGGTTCGGCCCCGGGGCGGCCGGCCTTGTTCTCCAGGCCGGGCAGCGCGGCCTTGGTCTCCCGGGCGGGGCTCGACAGCGCGGTGGTGTGAGACATCATCGAACGACCTCGTGGCTGGGGTGGGTGAAGCGGAACCGAGGCGCCGGGCGCGGGCAAGGGGCGCGGCAGGCGGCGGGGTTGGGAGCGATCTTCCGGGCGAGGCCGCGGATCTCCTCGGCCGACGGGGTGCGATCCGGGCTCGCCCGGGCCTGCGGCTGCAGCGGGAAGGTCACCAGGGAGATCTCCCAGAGGTCGACCCGCTGCAGCCGGCGCTCGCCGGCCGGGCCCTTGCGGGACAGCAGGGTGCGGAAGCCGATCGACAGCCCGTCGAGGCCGCCGCCGCGCATCAGCGCGTCGATCTCCCGGGCGCGCTGCACCGCGAGGTTGAGCTGCCCCTCGGCGAACAGGCCGCGGGCATCCTCCCGGAGCGACAGCCAGCGCCCGATCGGCTCGGCCGGATCGTGCTGGAACAGCAGGCGAACGACGGGTGTCCGTGCGGACATCTACGGACGCCTAATCAGCTGATTTCACTGCGGTTTGGAGTGACCGATGGTCTACCAACGTCCACAGGTGTGTGCCACAATCCTACAAACGATTGTAGGTACAGACGTAGGCGCTCTGTTCGTGCGGCAGGTTGGACGGCTCTCAGCGCTGGCGGTTTCTAGGGCACGCGAGCCCGGCATGTATGCCGACGGTGGCGGCCTCTATCTTCAGGTCACGCACGCCGACGCGCGGTCCTGGATCTTCCGGTTCATGCTCGACGGCCGAGCCCGCTCCATGGGTCTCGGGCCGCTCCATACAATCTCCCTGGCCGATGCGCGCGCCAAGGCGCTTGAGTGCCAGAAGCTATGCCTCGATGGCCGTGATCCTATCATTGAGCGCGAACAAGCGCGGGCGCGGCTGAAGCTAGACGCGGCCAAGGCTCTGACCTTCCGAGCGTGCGCCGAGGGCTACATTGAGGCTCACAAAGCCGGCTGGATCGAGCGGACTACCGATCACTGGCGGACCGCTTTCGAGAGCTTCGTCTACCCGGTGTTCGGCGGCGTGTCGGTCCAGTCGGTCGATACCGGCCTGGTGATGCAGGCGCTGGAGCCGATCTGGACCACGAAGACCGTGACGGCAGTCCGGGTGCGCGGCCGCATCGAGTCAGTGCTCGACTGGGCGCGCACGCACGGTCACCGTGTTGGCGAGAACCCAGCACGCTGGCGCGGTCACCTAGCCAACCTGCTGCCGAAGCGATCGCGGGTCAGCAAGGTGGTTCACTACCCCGCCCTTCCGTTCAAGGAGGTGCCGGCCTTCATGACCGATGTCGAACGCCAAGCAGGCACCGCAGCGGTGGCGGTCCAGTTCACAATCCTGACTGCGGTTCGCACGGCCGAGGCGACTGGCGCCCGCTGGGACGAGATCAATGAGGCCGAGGCGACGTGGACGATCCCGGCCGAGCGGATGAAGGCCGGCGTTCAGCACCGGGTACCCCTAAGCGCCCCTGCCCTCAGTCTCATCCGTCAATTCCGGCCGCTCGGCTCGGAGTACGTGTTCCCAGGCCTGAAGCGCAGTCAGCCTCTGAGCAAGACGGCGATGCTGAAGGTCTTGGTCCGGATGGGCCGCAAGGACATCACGGTTCACGGGTTCCGATCCGCGTTCAGAGATTGGGCGAGCGAGACGACGAGCTTCCCACGAGAGGTGGTCGAGGCCGCGCTTGCGCACGTCGTAGAGAACCGGGTTGAGGCAGCTTACAGGCGGGGCGATCTGTTCGCCAAGCGACGCGAGCTGATGAACGACTGGGCCAACTTCATTTCATAGCTTCGCGACGGAATGCTGATGTCAAAGGAAGAAGAATGGATGCCATTGGCGAGTGCATACGATCATGTGCTCGGTATCCGACGCCTTCCAGAGCGAGCCCATCATGAGTTATTGGATAAGCTTCGCTCCAACGAGCTTGGCGCTCGGGCAAAAATGATGCGACTCGGTTTAAGCTTCAGTGAAATGAGCGAGAGCATTGATCGGCCGATGAGTTCTTATCTTTTTCAGGCCGGGCAGATTGATTTTGCCAGCAGCTCTCTCACAAAACCTGCTGCCGCGGGTTCGCGCAATCCTTGGACCCTGCACGCTGTTGAAGCAACTCAGATCGAAGTTTTGCTTCATGAGGTTCTGAAGCTTTGGCCGAAAGAAACAACCAAAGTTGCTAACAAAGGCGGTAGACCAGAAGAGCACAACTGGCCTGGCGCTCTGGCGTATTGTGGATGGTGGGTCGCCCGGCACGGACTTCCTGATAAAAAGGCCCGACTAGCTGAGCTTATTATTGAGTGGTTCGAGAGAGAGGACGGGGGAGCACCGAAGGACGAAAAGGAAATTCGGACTCGGGCCTCCAGAGCATATGACGAGCTTGCCAAGTGGGTGAATGGCGAAAATGGGGTTTAACCCCTGTTTGCCCACAAGACTGCTGCTTGTGATCGGCACAAGTTAGTCTGCATCCGCTGACGTTCTAGCGGACTTAGAAGGACAGCAGCCATGAACTTTCACCAGGTTCAGGCGCCGCAGGGAGACCTGTGTGCGTCGACGGAGAAGCTTTGCTTCACGGTCCCCGAAGCCTGCTTCAGCACCGGCCTCAGCCGCTCCACCATCTACTTGCTGCTGCAGGAGAAGAAGCTTCGATCCATCAAGGCGCGCAACCGCACGCTGATCCCGGCAGATAGCCTTCGCGGCTACCTCGCGTCTCTTGAGATGGAGGCCGCCTGAGTCATGCAAAAGAAAACCTGCGCTCAGCGCGGGCCGAGGCAGGTTTCCATGATTGTCGCTTCGCAGGCCGACACTCACGGAAATACTCCCGCCCCCGCCTTTCGGCAAGATCTCTATCTCGCCGCACGCTTCGGTCTCTCGCCGGCCGTTGCCTCCGCCGTGGCCGAACTGGCTTTCACGGTGACTGATCGTTGGGGGCGCGCATGAGCGCCTCCAACCTCAGACAGATCATGCGCGACACTGACGCTCGGCTTGAGGCCGCCCGTGATGACGACGAAGTTCGTCGCGTCGGCATCGACCATATGAACGCCCTCGGCGCCGATTTGGCGGCGACGGCGTATCTGAAGCTCGTGTCTCGGCCAGACATGACTGTGGATCAGCAGGCCGGCTTCCTGAAGGACACGATCGGCGACCTGATGACCTCCATCGAGGCCTCGTTTGTCACCCATGGCGTGCAAGACGTTGCGCTCCTGGCTGATCACCTGGAGGCAGCCGAGGTCGGCTTCGTCGGCCGCCTCGACGAACTGTTCTCCGTAGTGCGGATCGGAGGGCGGGCATGAACGCGCCCTTCCACAGCCCCGAGCGGGCAGCGATGGCCGTTCACACCTTCGACGCCGTCGCCGAGGCCGCGTCGATCGCTGAAGCCTATGCCCGGATGGCCTCGGAGATGGCGGCGATCGGTGACAGCCGTGGCCTTCGGTATGCGCTGCGCCAAGCCGCCGTCGCACTCGCCAGCGCCGCAGATGCTGCAGCGCTACTCAGCCCCACTGGCTCACGAGGAGGCGCCTGATGTCGGAGCGCTCTTTGCACGGCTCCTCGCTGGACGAGCCAGATCGGTTTCACGACTGGCCCGGCCCGGACCCTGACGTCCTACCGCGGAGTAAGCGGCGTGACGATGTCCCGGCTCGCAATGGGCCTGCCATCAGCATCCGGTGGCATGGCGATGCAGATCCGCAAGCCGATCGGGACTGGCTTGTCCAAGACCTAATTAGCGAGACCGGTAAGGGGCTGATGCCTGGGCAGTGGGGCTCCGGCAAAACCTTTACGGCCCTCGACCTGTCCGCATCCATCATGACCGGCGAGCCGTTCGCCGGCCGGCGGGTCATGCGCCGCGGCGGCGTGCTGTTCGTCGCCTCAGAAGGTGCCTTTGAGATCCCCATCCGCTTGAGGGGTCTGGTTCACGGCAAGCTCGGCTCGGATGCAACCGAACGTCTACCGTTCGCTTGGATCGAGGACTGCCCACGCCTCCTCAGCACCGAGGCTGTGGCGCAGCTGGCCACGACGGCAAAGGCTGCAGCTGAACATCTGCGCGAGACGTTCGACCTCCCGCTGGCGATGATCATCATCGACACGGTGGCTGCAGCCGCTGGCTTCGGCGACGAGAACAGCGCGGCCGAGGCGCAGAAGGTGATGAACGCCATGGAGGCGCTGAGCCGTCAGACCGGCGCGTTCGTCCTCGGCATCGACCACTTCGGAAAGACGACCGAGACCGGTACCCGTGGATCCTCCGCCAAGGAAGCCGCGGCCGACGTGGTGCTGGCGGTGCTCGCCAACCGCGACGAGGGCGGCACGATCTCGAACACGCGCATGGCGATCCGGAAGGTCCGTGGCGCACGCTGCGGCTACGAGATCCCATTCGCACTGGAGGTCGTCACCGTCGGCGAGAACTACGATCAGGAGCCGATCACGACCTGTGTAGTCCAGTGGCAGACGGATCGAGTGTCCTCCGCCGCAATGGCGGCCGGCAAGGAACGCTGGCCGACATCCGTGAAGGTCTTCCGGCAAGCCCTGCTGTCGAGCCTCGTTGACGATGGGGTGCGTGCTTGGCCGTTCGGCGACGAGGGCGCTGAGGTTCGCGCGGTCCCGTTGCAGGCCGTGAAAATTGGGTTCAGCGCGATCTACCCAGCGGATGGGGACGATGAGGCCAAGCGCACCGAGGCAAAGCGGAAGGCCTTCAAGCGCGCTGTTGATACCTGTCTCGGCCGCAGCCTGATCGGCTCGGTGGCGCTCAAAGGTGTCGATCATCTCTGGATGATCGAGGCCGCTGAATGACCGGCTCGACCGGACGGACAGGACAGATCCCTAGGGTTTTGTCCTGTCCGTCCGGTCCCGGACACCGGACAAACCGGACATTTGTCCGAAATGTCCGCCCTGTCCGCAGCCTGCTACCATCCACTAGCAACGGGAGATCCGTGATGACGAAGTCGAATATTGCGAGCGCCATTAACGCGGCCCATGCCGGTGTCGAGGCTGCAAAGCGCGAGGGAGCGCGGTACGCTGTCGAGTGCGGCCGGTTGCTTTCCCAGGCCAAGGAGACCGTCCCGCACGGCGGCTGGGACGCCTGGCTTCGGCTGAACACCACGGTCTCGCCGAGGACTGCACAGCTCTACACGCGGATCGCTCGGCACGTCGAAGGCGACCCGGCAAAAGCGCAACGCGTTGCGGGTTTGAGCGTGCGGGAAGCGGCGGCCGAAGCGACCGGACCGAAGCGGGGTACCGCGTCTAGGAAGGCCCTATCGCACGAGGTCGAGCACGACTTCAGTGAGTTGAAGCAGGTCTGGGACGAGGCGAAGGACAACCCGGATTGGCAGGAAGGGGCGGCCCGCGAACTATTCCGCATTGGCTACATCACCAAGCCGCAGCGGAACGACATCATCCGCAGCGTCTGGGCAAAACACTACGCTCACCTGACCGATGCGGATCGGAAAGAAGCTGCGAAGCGCGCGGCCGAAATGCTGGTCGAGAAGCTACCGCGGGAAACGCTGCTCAAGCTCATTCCAAGGCTTAAGAACGTGCCGGCCAGCGATATCGCGATCGCTATGGGGGACGTACAGGAGGATCGGAAACGGCGGGCAGCAGAGGTGTGACTCTAGCCACCCACCGAGCACTATTCAGATACCGACGCTGGCTGCCCCTGCATCGGCCGCCTGCTTAACCGTCGCACCCTTGCGAAGTGCTGCGGCTATGGCGGCCGAAGCCGTATCTACTGCGCTAGCACGCTCATCACCGTAGTCGCGCGCGCTGTTCATCTCCGATCCCACCCGTGCGTAGAAGTTATCCGGGAAGCGCTCACTCATGCGCTCTCTCAACATTGCCGTCGCGCTACGATAGTCGCCGTCAAAATCCACCGACATATTGCCGGAATTGGAATTGGAATTGTAATTGCCATTATCGCGCGATCCATAACCCTGATCGTTGTCGGAGGCACTTGGTCTGTATCTCAAAAAGCCGACGATCTTCGAAAACAAACCCTTGTTAGTATTCATCGGATCCCCTCGAAAAGACGGCGTCGAACGCGCCTTCCTCTTCCATCAAGCACTCGGCAGCATCGAAAAAGTTCCGGAGCCCTGCCATGACGCCCACCGAGCGCGACCGCTTCGAGAAGTGCCTCGCCCTGGCCAAGCGCGGAGCTACAGCTGGCGAGCGCGCCGCCGGCCTCGCCGCAGCCGAGCGCCTTGCTGCCTCGGCCGGCATGACGCTGTTGGAGGCCAAAGCCGCCGTCGGGCACTCTCGGCCTGCCCCACCAAGAATGGATTGGCCGTACCCAACGCCCCGCGCGGCACGTCGGACCCCGCTTAGAGCGAGGGCCAAGCGGCCCGTGAAGCCGCCAACCCTGGAGGAGGTGCTTCGGCAGAGGGCTGAAGCTGATGCGGAAAAGCGCCGGGCAGCCGCCGCGGCAGATCGCAGGCTCCTGAGGGAACTGGCCGAGCAAGCCGCCTACGAAGCGCGACAGCGGGAGCTTCAGGGCGAGCGCGATCGGGAGTGGGCGCGTTCGCGGGCGAGCGGCTGAAACTTATCCGATAGAGCGAGCGTATCGGCGCGCGTACCTCTTTTGGTCAGTCCGTATGCCGCCTTGATTGTGGATCCATTCCCACCTGCGTAGTGCGACGGGTACCGGAAGGTGCAAATGAATTTATAGGTTTAAGGTATTCAATTGTGACGCCACTTATGATCCGCACCATGGACACTATCTGCAGATTTCTCAATCTTGATTTCCCCACTCAAGATGGCGGAAGTCACACTGCATTTCGGAATGTCGCTATGCCCCTTCGCAAATTAATCATGCTTGCAGTGATTGGTTTGATGTGGGCCATAGCTATTGGCGCCATGGGGTATTTAGCTGTGATGTATTTTCAGTAGTACATGGTCTAAATTGAATTCAATAAGACTTTAAGAAAAATAACGAATTCCCATCAATGTAACGAATTGTACGTTATGTCGCAACGGTATCTGCATCGCTTTATGCATCCTGCCGTTGTACCATCCTGGATATTCCTCGCTTAAGGGGGGAATAAGCGGGATATGGCGTTGTCGATGGTACATCTCTTGATCGCCCTGCTCGGGGCCACATGCGGCGTGCTACTAAACTGGTATGTGCTGATCCCGATCGTGACCGCCATCGC encodes:
- a CDS encoding integrase arm-type DNA-binding domain-containing protein, which produces MAVSRAREPGMYADGGGLYLQVTHADARSWIFRFMLDGRARSMGLGPLHTISLADARAKALECQKLCLDGRDPIIEREQARARLKLDAAKALTFRACAEGYIEAHKAGWIERTTDHWRTAFESFVYPVFGGVSVQSVDTGLVMQALEPIWTTKTVTAVRVRGRIESVLDWARTHGHRVGENPARWRGHLANLLPKRSRVSKVVHYPALPFKEVPAFMTDVERQAGTAAVAVQFTILTAVRTAEATGARWDEINEAEATWTIPAERMKAGVQHRVPLSAPALSLIRQFRPLGSEYVFPGLKRSQPLSKTAMLKVLVRMGRKDITVHGFRSAFRDWASETTSFPREVVEAALAHVVENRVEAAYRRGDLFAKRRELMNDWANFIS
- a CDS encoding AAA family ATPase, whose amino-acid sequence is MSERSLHGSSLDEPDRFHDWPGPDPDVLPRSKRRDDVPARNGPAISIRWHGDADPQADRDWLVQDLISETGKGLMPGQWGSGKTFTALDLSASIMTGEPFAGRRVMRRGGVLFVASEGAFEIPIRLRGLVHGKLGSDATERLPFAWIEDCPRLLSTEAVAQLATTAKAAAEHLRETFDLPLAMIIIDTVAAAAGFGDENSAAEAQKVMNAMEALSRQTGAFVLGIDHFGKTTETGTRGSSAKEAAADVVLAVLANRDEGGTISNTRMAIRKVRGARCGYEIPFALEVVTVGENYDQEPITTCVVQWQTDRVSSAAMAAGKERWPTSVKVFRQALLSSLVDDGVRAWPFGDEGAEVRAVPLQAVKIGFSAIYPADGDDEAKRTEAKRKAFKRAVDTCLGRSLIGSVALKGVDHLWMIEAAE
- a CDS encoding DUF3102 domain-containing protein translates to MTKSNIASAINAAHAGVEAAKREGARYAVECGRLLSQAKETVPHGGWDAWLRLNTTVSPRTAQLYTRIARHVEGDPAKAQRVAGLSVREAAAEATGPKRGTASRKALSHEVEHDFSELKQVWDEAKDNPDWQEGAARELFRIGYITKPQRNDIIRSVWAKHYAHLTDADRKEAAKRAAEMLVEKLPRETLLKLIPRLKNVPASDIAIAMGDVQEDRKRRAAEV
- a CDS encoding HK97 family phage prohead protease, translating into MSARTPVVRLLFQHDPAEPIGRWLSLREDARGLFAEGQLNLAVQRAREIDALMRGGGLDGLSIGFRTLLSRKGPAGERRLQRVDLWEISLVTFPLQPQARASPDRTPSAEEIRGLARKIAPNPAACRAPCPRPAPRFRFTHPSHEVVR
- a CDS encoding excisionase family DNA-binding protein, producing the protein MNFHQVQAPQGDLCASTEKLCFTVPEACFSTGLSRSTIYLLLQEKKLRSIKARNRTLIPADSLRGYLASLEMEAA
- a CDS encoding phage major capsid protein; the encoded protein is MMSHTTALSSPARETKAALPGLENKAGRPGAEPVQPALDELATAFEAFKETNETRIAQIEGRLGTDVLTEEKLARIDAALDAARTRLERIGLDRARPALGQPGPREDGAAQEHKAAFDLYVRAGESAGLKRLEAKALSAGSGPDGGYLVPQTIERTVLARLAQVSPIRSIASVQQISGAQYKRAAAVGAPVTGWVAETAPRPGTDGPVLSEIAFPAMELYAMPAATQTLLDDAVVDLDAWLSAEVEMAFAEQEGVAFVTGNGSSRPRGFLSYDTVPNTAWVPGKLGVVATGAAGAFPSTNPSDVLFDLVYALRAGYRQNAGFVMNRRTQSAIRKFKDAQGNYLWHPPLTAAQSATLIGLPVTEAEAMPEIAAGSLSVAFGDFRRGYLVVDRTGLRVLRDPYSAKPYVLFYTTKRVGGGVQDFDAIKVLKFG